In Tiliqua scincoides isolate rTilSci1 chromosome 1, rTilSci1.hap2, whole genome shotgun sequence, the following are encoded in one genomic region:
- the LOC136644610 gene encoding olfactory receptor 5AS1-like has translation MKIQPKEMAKENHSAVTEFILLGFTDRQEIKTSLFVLFLIIYMATLVGNIGIILLIWISPGLHTPMYFFLNNLAFLDLSYSSAITPKMLVNFLAKKKIISYAGCIVQMYLFASFADAECLLLAAMAYDRYIAICNPLLYPVLMSRKMCICLITVSYLTGSMSSLVHTCFTFRLSFCDSPIINHFFCDIPPLLALSCSNTYINEILLFALCGFIQTSTFLVILVSYGCILVTILRIPSTEGRHKAFSTCTSHLTAVALFYSTLLFMYLRPSSHYALDTDKIISVFYTVVFPMVNPLIYSLRNKDVKEAFKRTLERNVCHFQE, from the coding sequence ATGAAAATCCAACCCAAAGAAATGGCCAAGGAGAATCATAGTGCTGTGACTGAGTTCATTCTCCTGGGCTTCACAGATCGTCAAGAGATTAAGACATCACTTTTTGTGCTTTTCCTAATCATCTACATGGCCACTCTGGTGGGGAACATTGGCATCATTTTGCTAATCTGGATCAGTCCTGGTCTTCACACTCCCATGTATTTTTTCCTTAACAACCTGGCCTTCCTTGACCTGAGTTATTCTTCTGCCATTACTCCTAAGATGCTGGTCAATTTCTTGGCAAAGAAGAAGATTATTTCATATGCAGGCTGCATTGTGCAAATGTACCTGTTTGCTTCCTTTGCAGATGCAGAGTGCCTCCTGCTGGCTGCCATGGCATATGACCGCTACATAGCCATTTGTAACCCACTACTCTATCCAGTTCTCATGTCCCGCAAGATGTGCATCTGTCTGATCACAGTCTCCTACCTCACAGGCAGCATGAGCTCGTTGGTTCACACTTGTTTCACATTCCGTCTTTCCTTCTGTGATTCCCCCATCATCAATCATTTCTTCTGCGACATCCCTCCACTGTTAGCCCTCTCCTGCTCCAACACTTACATCAATGAGATCCTCCTCTTTGCCCTGTGTGGCTTCATCCAAACTAGCACCTTCTTGGTTATTCTGGTCTCTTATGGCTGTATCCTTGTCACCATCCTGAGAATCCCCTCTACAGAAGGCCGCCACAAAGCCTTTTCAACTTGTACCTCCCACTTGACTGCTGTGGCTCTTTTCTACAGCACTCTCCTGTTCATGTATCTTCGTCCTAGTTCCCACTATGCACTAGACACAGACAAAATCATCTCGGTCTTTTATACAGTGGTGTTTCCCATGGTCAACCCCTTGATTTATAGCCTGAGGAACAAAGATGTGAAGGAAGCCTTCAAAAGAACATTGGAAAGAAATGTATGTCATTTTCAGGAATGA
- the LOC136644621 gene encoding olfactory receptor 5AS1-like, producing the protein MATGNHTPVTEFILFGFTDRQEIQVVLFLFFLALYVATLVGNIGLIVLIWISPCLHTPMYFFLNNLAFLDLSYSSAITPKMLINFLTGRKTISLAGCMAQMYLFASFADAECLLLAAMAYDRYMAICNPLLYPVLMSRKVCVWLVAGSYLIGSITSLIHTYFTFRLPFCSSRVINHFFCDIPPLLALSCSNTHFNEILLFALCGFIQTSTFLSILISYTCILSTILRIRSTENRQKAFSTCTSHLTAVALYYGTLLFTYLRPSSSYVLDKDKIISVFYTVVFPMVNPLIYSLRNGEVKGSLSRTWQRKVVVLRGIAQHAQ; encoded by the coding sequence ATGGCCACAGGGAATCATACTCCCGTGACTGAGTTCATTCTCTTTGGTTTCACAGATCGCCAAGAGATACAGGTAGTCCTCTTTCTGTTCTTCCTAGCCCTCTACGTGGCCACTCTGGTGGGGAACATCGGTCTCATCGTATTAATCTGGATCAGTCCCTGCCTTCACACGCCAATGTACTTTTTCCTCAACAACCTGGCCTTCCTTGACCTCAGTTATTCCTCAGCCATTACACCCAAGATGCTGATCAATTTCTTAACAGGAAGGAAAACAATTTCGCTTGCAGGATGCATGGCACAAATGTACCTGTTTGCTTCCTTTGCAGATGCAGAGTGCCTCCTGCTGGCTGCAATGGCGTATGACCGCTACATGGCCATTTGTAACCCACTGCTCTACCCTGTTCTCATGTCCCGCAAGGTTTGCGTCTGGCTGGTAGCTGGCTCTTATCTCATAGGCAGCATCACCTCGCTGATACACACTTATTTTACATTCCGTCTGCCCTTCTGCAGTTCCCGGGTCAttaaccatttcttctgtgacattcctCCATTGTTAGCCCTCTCCTGTTCCAACACCCACTTCAATGAGATCCTCCTCTTTGCCCTGTGTGGTTTCATCCAAACTAGCACCTTCTTATCCATCCTGATCTCTTATACCTGTATTCTTTCCACCATCCTGAGGATCAGATCAACAGAAAACCGCCAAAAAGCCTTTTCAACCTGTACCTCCCACTTGACCGCTGTTGCTTTGTACTATGGCACGCTTCTCTTCACCTATTTGCGACCAAGCTCCAGTTATGTTTTGGACAAAGACAAAATAATCTCAGTGTTTTATACTGTGGTGTTTCCCATGGTCAACCCTTTGATCTACAGCTTGAGGAATGGAGAAGTAAAGGGTAGCCTCAGCAGAACATGGCAAAGAAAAGTGGTGGTACTGAGAGGGATTGCTCAGCATGCCCAATAG
- the LOC136644602 gene encoding olfactory receptor 5F1-like, whose protein sequence is MSAENSSEVSEFIFLAFANQPELQIPIFLLFLLIYVISVVGNLGMIVLIVLDPHLHTPMYFFLSNLACVDFCYSSVITPKCLENFMSERKTISFIGCILQLYVFLALAGTEIILLALMAYDRYVAICNPLLYTSIMSPIRCIKMAVGAFVAGFLNSVTHVTLISTLSFCQSNEIDHFFCEIFPLLKLSCSDVTVTETVAFICAGVILLGSLVIILSSYTYILLTVLQMKSAESRQKAFSTCISHLLAVTVFFGPGLSAYSQSSATYSGDRNKVLSVFYAFVTPMLNPLIYSLRNKEVKDALKRSVKRFSKCGSQSPEVL, encoded by the coding sequence TTCCTGGCATTTGCCAATCAGCCAGAACTGCAGATTCCCATATTCCTGCTGTTCCTGCTGATCTATGTCATCTCGGTGGTGGGCAACTTGGGGATGATAGTGCTGATCGTTTTGGATCCCCATCttcacacacccatgtactttttcctcagTAACTTGGCTTGTGTCGATTTCTGCTACTCCTCCGTCATCACTCCTAAATGCTTGGAAAATTTCATGTCCGAAAGAAAAACCATTTCCTTCATAGGATGCATCCTGCAGCTGTATGTCTTCCTTGCGCTTGCAGGCACAGAGATAATCCTTTTGGCGTTGATGGCATATGATCGttatgtggccatctgcaaccctTTGCTGTATACATCCATCATGTCCCCCATCCGATGCATTAAGATGGCGGTTGGGGCATTTGTAGCTGGCTTCTTAAACTCAGTTACACATGTCACTTTGATAAGCACTTTGTCTTTCTGCCAgtccaatgaaattgaccatttcttctgCGAGATATTCCCACTCCTCAAGCTTTCCTGCTCAGACGTTACTGTCACAGAAACGGTTGCTTTCATCTGTGCTGGCGTCATTCTTCTGGGCTCTCTTGTAATAATACTGAGTTCCTACACTTACATCCTTCTGACAGTGCTCCAGATGAAGTCAGCTGAGAGCCGCCAAAAAGCCTTCTCTACTTGCATCTCCCACTTGCTAGCTGTGACTGTATTCTTTGGACCAGGCCTATCTGCCTATTCGCAATCTAGTGCAACCTATTCAGGGGATCGTAATAAAGTTTTATCTGTGTTTTATGCATTTGTCACCCCCATGCTCAACCCCTTAATCTACAGCCTGAGGAACAAGGAGGTGAAGGATGCCCTAAAGAGATCAGTGAAgcggttctcaaagtgtgggtcacaatcTCCAGAAGTGTTgtga